In Desulfomonile tiedjei DSM 6799, a genomic segment contains:
- a CDS encoding AraC family transcriptional regulator — MESINSSSYPLQPVSVAGATEPDVVRLARLIATYAPHDGSFELRIPGVHAIRRSRTNTELVHGMAEPALCIVAQGAKSVMLGNEVYQYDASRMIAFSVDLPVTAQVTRASYSQPFLGFKLDLDPHKIAELVLRVYPHGLPRVHESRGVYVGQVSVSIIKAATRLLDLMAEPGEAELLAPLVIDEILIRLLRSPIGVRVAQLGLTESSVNGIAKAVSWLRENFSQPMKVEDLAELAHMSVSSFHQHFKSVTSMSPLQYQKVLRLQEARRLMLSKMMDATTASSHVGYLSASQFSREYSRFFGSAPSKDIARLREYSTQDLTQLGL; from the coding sequence TCTGTCGCAGGTGCAACCGAACCGGACGTCGTCAGGTTGGCCCGTTTGATTGCCACTTATGCCCCACACGACGGTTCCTTTGAGTTACGCATCCCAGGAGTGCATGCCATTCGCCGCTCACGAACAAACACGGAGTTGGTTCATGGCATGGCGGAGCCCGCGCTGTGCATCGTCGCACAAGGTGCAAAGAGCGTCATGCTGGGTAATGAAGTCTACCAGTACGATGCGTCGCGGATGATCGCTTTCTCCGTCGATCTGCCAGTGACTGCCCAGGTCACGCGAGCCAGCTACTCCCAGCCTTTCCTTGGTTTCAAGCTGGATCTTGATCCGCACAAGATCGCCGAACTGGTCTTAAGAGTGTATCCGCACGGTCTGCCTCGAGTTCACGAGAGCCGCGGCGTGTATGTCGGTCAGGTCAGCGTGAGCATCATCAAGGCAGCAACAAGGTTGCTCGATTTGATGGCCGAGCCCGGAGAGGCTGAACTGCTCGCCCCCCTTGTCATCGATGAGATTCTGATCCGTCTGCTCCGCAGTCCCATCGGTGTCCGGGTGGCACAGCTCGGCCTCACGGAATCCAGTGTGAATGGAATTGCAAAGGCAGTATCCTGGTTGCGAGAGAATTTCTCCCAGCCAATGAAAGTCGAAGATTTGGCCGAGTTGGCCCACATGAGTGTCTCCTCTTTCCACCAGCACTTCAAGTCCGTCACCTCAATGAGCCCCTTGCAGTACCAAAAGGTGCTACGCCTTCAGGAGGCAAGGCGTCTCATGTTGTCCAAGATGATGGACGCGACTACTGCGAGTTCGCACGTGGGTTATTTGAGCGCTTCACAGTTCAGCAGAGAATACAGCCGCTTCTTCGGGAGTGCGCCAAGCAAGGATATTGCGAGATTACGTGAGTACTCGACGCAAGATTTGACCCAATTGGGGTTGTAA